The Erigeron canadensis isolate Cc75 chromosome 1, C_canadensis_v1, whole genome shotgun sequence genome segment ATGAATTTCGAAGGTATGTAATACTAGAAGATGTGAGTTCcatgaaatattatatttacTCTTACTGTTGCTATCATTATTATAATCTTTTAACATTGTAGAGAAAACCTGGCGATTTTTCGACATGAAAATCGGAAATTACGACAGCATCAGCTGAACGTTTACATAGTGAGAAATTTGAGTCGTGGTTTCAAGATCATGTAAGGAATAGACATATGtgtattaattttgaaatacaATTATAATGATGTAACATTTTCAAGCTTCTAATTGTCggatttataaaaaagaaattaacacATCAAGTTTGCCTTAATTCATTGAGGTTGAGGAGGGGATCATAGAATCACAGAGGATTTGAGGAACTTGGCAAGTCGTCCAACTGAGTATGTGAATAAATATAAGGGATTTATCATAAATGGTTTCAGATTTCACACAAAAGACCTAGAGGAGAATAGGAAAACACAAAACAGTGGAGTTATGCTTGACGCCATGACAAATAGCTTCTCGAGTGCCAGAGATAACAATCCTATCGTAGGTGATGTAACTTACTACGGGGTTTTGAATGATATCATTGAGTTGCAGTATGCTGTTGACAAGAAAGTAGTTTTGTTCCATTGTGATTGGATCTCAAATGGTTCAAGGAAAAAGAAGATGAGAATGGGTTTACTCTACTTAATTTTAAAGGTTTGAAGCCTCATAATGAGCCTTTTATACTAGCTTCTCAAGCACAACAAGTATTTATGTTGCAGATCCCGTTGACAAGGGATGGAAAGTTGTGATCAAGACAACGCGGAGAATTATGACATGAATGaacaaacatgtcttgatgatgTGGAATCGCATTTGCAAAGTGAGACATCTATGGGTCCTCAACGTgatgaatatttgaatattgAGTTGGTTAGAAAAGGTTTAAAGGGACTGTTGTTGACAATAATACTTACTATACTAGCTAAATAGCTCGATGGTTTTTGTAACACGCAGAACTGCTAAAAGTGAAGACCGTTCCTGAGGTCTGCACTTTGTTTTGCACagtatgtttatttgtttatacaTAGTACATGCCAAATGGTATTGATTTTAGGATGTCCTTATGTTAAGAGGAAATTGGTTATGGtttacttgttttattatattgaaGATGTATGAATCCcaaaattgatttatatttgGTTAGTAGTGATTCTGTTACCATTATGCGcatacatcaaaaaaaaattattttggatttttggcaTTCCAGTCTTGGCCAAATTATATTTTTGCTCAGATTATTTGCTTTAGGTTGCTTTTTACTAAATGCAGGATGGCCACAAGTGCAATCAGCAAGCAATACATGTGTGTTCTTGAATCCATGAACTCCAAAAATGGAAAACTTCTAAACAGGTGAATACCATTGCCCTTATATATCTGATTTTAAAACAATAACTGTTGTAGTGAAACTTAATTTAGTCGGcaataaatatctatataatacaTCATTAGATGTATTATATGATTTGAAGGTCATTTAGATAGTCAAAGACGCAGGTAGCCTATTTGACCTCTGTAGGAGTATTTGAGTGATTTTTAAGTCCCAATTAGTCCATATGATATCTGCACTTTTAGACGTTTGACTCGTAAGAGAGTCAACTGTTGGAATTTGAATGCTTAATCTGATTGAAATGTTACAGTTGGAAATTATCGCTCTATAGTGTATGCCATTTTAtgtatcaatattaattaaaggTCATTATAGAGTCTTGCATATATCAACTATCATATGGTTTATCTCATAATCAGTTGGGTATACTCTAAGGCCTCAGTCTCGAGCTTTCACCCGTTTTTGTTCGTGTTAGCTTAGCTAGTTTGGTTTTATTGTATATTTAATGTATTTCAGTTTTCTATGGTTGGAGTTTCGATGGAGTGGGAAGGATTTCAGGACTAGATTACAATTAGGCAAATGACTAATTATTTCATCATCTTTGTGAGATTGTATTACTTAGATCAGGTGTATCAAAATCCTACTATGACCTAAGTTGTTCTACTTGTTTATATTCAATTGCTGACAATTCATTTAGTTTTGTGATTTGGGCTGTCGAAATGATTCGTTTGTGTTTAGTTGGACTGGTGCACAAAACAACGTAACTTGTCAGACTAGAGATGCACTGCGCAAAGCCTTCATGAaaattgtttgattaaatggCTGAATGGAAATACATGTCGCTAGTGTTTGGCTGAAACTATTACTTGGTTGCTTCCTACCGAACCAATTCTGATCAGTATTAGTTTGGCTCGGTATTGATTGTGTACTTGCTTGGTTATTTGCTCAGTTATTTGCTTGGTTCATTACCATCTGCTAGGTACTCTTGTGTTGCTAAGTATTTGCTTCTCGGTAAGTTTGCTCAATCAACTATTTGCTTGGTTTTTTTAAACTAGCCGAAGAGCGAGCATAATCTTCTCGGTGAATTTGAGTTCAAAGTGAAAACTGGGCCAATTTTGCTTAGTATTAATAGGTTGTTATTTTTGTCAAACAACCCCGCCTATTTCTGATCAGAATATTTTGCTCAGCGGTGATACTTGTTAGTTGCTAAAATTGTTTTAATGACCAGGATCTAATGTTAAACGAGAAGCACAACATACCCAAATGAGTGATATACATGCCCATAAATCGAAAGGAAGAGGATCAGCTGAACCGTTCAAAGTTTCAAGATGAGAATGGACTATCTGATGTGGATGTTACAGAATCAGCAAAACTCAAAAAGATTAGAAAGTATCACAGAAACAAAGCAGGTTCAAAAGCTATGCTGGATGTTGAAGTTAATAATGGACTATCTGGTGCAGGATTGGGAAAGCGACCATCTTGCCTTTTGTGTGAAAGCATGTACAGTAGCTAAACGTTGATGGAATAAAAGAGGTTTCAATGTCCAGGTAAAATCTACAGATTGAGAAATAATGCATCCATTTTTGGTCTTAGTTGTAGATGGGGAAGAGCCTATTAACGTTGANNNNNNNNNNNNNNNNNNNNNNNNNNNNNNNNNNNNNNNNNNNNNNNNNNNNNNNNNNNNNNNNNNNNNNNNNNNNNNNNNNNNNNNNNNNNNNNNNNNNACAACAAGACAGAAGACGTtaatggcataagtaactctatacgcacaggctcaatactgaacataaacagaaatcgacaaaatgtttaaaaaagaacaagtatacttttccCCAAAACGTgtaaagaggggctacgaaactcccttaaagcagcacaagtataaataccttagatcaacgaacaagaacacgaacagtcagatacactgaaataagctcactatctgtccaaaagtcctacattgtccacaagtcccCAATAAGTACTAACTTATTGCACAAATCCATGTCCTATCACTACAAACAAAACATGGCTTTTAGGACACCCAAAAACGTCCTATAATGTTACTTTATATGAcctttcatttaataagacaaCGGTTTAAGCGTTTCATGTAAGGGGGTCGTAAAAAGTCATGAAGGTCCTAACAtctcaaataagattataaaaacaatataatggTCACATAATAAGTCTTATGAACAACTCAATTAGGGTTCTAATAAATACATATTGGGACACTTTTAAAATGTTCTAAGATGTGGTTActcatttttaatcttttgataCACATACAAGCGTccttaaaagttattttataggACCTTACCATGtaacattatatatactttagtACCAAGAAAAGAGTCCTAATATCTCAATTAGATGATGAAACCAATTTTATGGTCGCATAATATGTCTACAAACAACCCAAATAGCGTCCTATTAAAACATATTAGGACACTTTTACAATGTTCTACCTAGTTTAATCTTTTAGTACACATATAAGCGTCCTTAAAAACTAGATAATAGGACCCTTGGTatgtaacattatatatatactttagtaCCAAGAAAAGAGACCTAATATCTCAAATAAGATTATGAAACCAACTTTATGGTCGCATAATGGTTTATGAACAACAAAATTAGCGtcctaataaaaacatattaggaCACTTTACAATGTTCTAACATGTTTAATAGGACATCCAAATAATGGTTTCTATCAAACAATAAACACACACcaccaacatatataaaatacgaatatatagttattatgtatataacctcaagtaataatagaaataaaatttattatatttcaaaTAGCATGTTCAttacaaacacataaacataaaaagttataacatTATTCAACATAAAGTCTTGTAAAATCtaacaaagaaattaaaaaatggaAAAGATGAGAAGCTAGCATAGAATCACATGTTATCATGAATCCTCAATCTTCACGGACCACCTACAAATAAACCATTCTTGTATAAACATTAAGGTACATGttactaaaattattaataaaacaacttAACAATACATACCGAGATGAAAGGACAGGGCCATGCGATAGTTGCACCAATACAATCTTCAATTGTAGAAAATAATCCATATGGTCTCACCAACATTTCATCTCTTTTTATCGGTACTTGAACATTTACCTCACACCATCCCTTTCCAATCTCTTTACCACCCACTAGCTCATTCGGGTCCAAGCTCTTCACCCATCCTTTTGCAACAATCTCCGTTGGGTTTAGAATGCTTTCAAGGAAAACCTCATTTCCAAcctatatttaattttcaacaaTCAAACTCTAGTTATAATAGTTCAATCATTTCACACAAAAATGAGTAACAATAATAAACTGTTACACTAGCATgctaacattttattttaaaaaataatatgaaataaaGCATTAATTCTAACTATCTTACTACCAGACATGACATGAGTGAAATGTATAgaactcaatgttgaaaatatcaaaagaaaaggcaagaaaacaaaacaattaaatCATTTTCCGTAAAATGAAAACCAGATTAAAGATTAGATACCATTGGGATTAAGAGCAATAAGGCAGAAAGTAGAACgaatttaaaatatcttcaagACCCTAATGGGGGGTGAAGGAAGATAGTCAATGGGATATAATCTTGCCATCATTTTTATGTATGCACTTGAGTAGCACTCCAAACCAGAACTAGGCTTTCAGATAAAGGGTAATCATTTGCGAAACAACTGTAATAAAGATTAATTGGTGCATCTATTTGAAAAAATACTGAATTTACAAACAGATTTCCTATAACTTGTAGTCGTCACTGGTAGTTAACAGGTCATGAACAGAATACATGGGATGCAACAATCTTGTCATGTCGAAAGAATATAAATGCAGAAAAACTACCTGAAAAACTACCCTGTCCCCCTGAAGATTAAAACAGAAACTATCCGCCACTGTGTTCCACGTGTAGTCATGTCGTATACTAATGATAAAAAAAGATCTGGTTTATTAACATACAATAAGAACATAACCTTGATCATTATACTTTCAAACCAACTAAAATCCAAGGCCTAAATGCATaatctaaacatatataacctctctctatatatatatataatacatgtaTCTAATAATTTTGTAATCTGATTCAATAAAACCAACACTAAAACcctaaccaacaaaaaaaacattctGAACTACCTCCATTCTGTCTCCATaatctaaaaacatatataacctcCATTCTGAACTACCTCCATTGTGCCTCCATAATCCAAAAAGCATGTATTGCTAGCTACTGGCAGGGCTAATCCACCGCCAGCAAGTCACACGGCTTGGAGCCGTATTTGTATCAGCTATGTGTTCCTTGAACGCAACTGGAGCAGTCTATGAAGCGTTATTCGTTGTGGCCAATTGAACCCGATGATAACATATTCTAGGTGCCGATTAGCCATATCTGCTATGCTCAAGTTAGCAGACTCACATCACGCAGATGAGATTGAAAACATATGCAGCCGTCAATCATGGAAAGAAATAGTGTGTGACTTATGGCCTAAGGCAAAGTATATTGACTTATGCTCAAGTTGGAAAATGGAATTGAAAAATGGacctatttttaaataaattttcagACATAACAAGGAGCTCTGCCTAATCACTGTTTTTGCCTCATTTTCTTATAATAGTAGATGTGGTTGAAAATTTCTTTtgcaatattaaatttttatcaaGAGATCATGCATAATCATCTACTACTCTATTTCCAGTATCCGGATGAAACAAGCTAGTATAATTAACCAtgaatataagtatatatttcatattgATACATCTGTTTTAATCCTCTTACGTTTGCATTTCAACCTAGCCTACTTGTAAGATGCCAACATCGATGAAGTGTTCAACTTATTAAAAAGTCTGTTTTTTTGGTTGATTCAGGGCTAAACGATATCGTATTGGAGACGTGCTCCAAGTGACTGGATTGCATAACCGAACCCCACAATTTCGGTTCATTCTAAGCATAGAAAGCGACAAAACTAATGAAGAAGATCTTCATAAGAGCATCATGGCAGCAAAAAAACTTTTAGAACCGTACAATGTTCTACTTGTGGAATACACTAGCTATGCTGCCAGGACACTACGTCATATACTGGGAGATCAAACACAACACACCCTCATCCTAGAAAAGGTCACCTCCCCACTTGGCCCTAAGGTGCTTCAAGAATGTTGTATTCTATAGAAGAAGATCTGGATTACATATACAGGCGACTACGCACCAATGATATAGCTATTGGACCACTTGAGATAAGCGTGGTGAAGTCTGGCACGTTTGAGTCCCTAATGGACTTGTTTATCAAACAAGGAGTGTCCATTAACCAGTATAAAACTCCGCGATGCATTAAATCGGATGTTGCACTGAAATTGCTCAACTCTAACGTGAAGGCCTGCTTCATTAGTCCCAAAAATCCCACTTGGGTTCCTCTATAAATCTAACTAGCTTTGTAATAAACAAATTCTCCCTTTAGCTTGGGGAATTGACTAGTATGATGCTATGAcacttaaaacaattttttctaAGCTAATAGTTTACTACCCTTTAAGGGATCTCACTAGCTAATGATCTTTATCGTTGAAGAAGTATATCATGTAATCTGTACTCGATACTCTTGACTACTTATTAactttaataatatatgtttttacctTGTTATGTACATATAGTCCTGTTAAGATACTGCCAAACTACATGTTTTCTCCCTGTAATGTACACATAATACTCCACACTAATGCATAAAATGCAAGGTCAAGtcaaggtcaaagtcaaacctaTAAGTAAAAGTCAAAGATAGTAACTAACTCCAAATATATCCTAAACTGCCATAACAAATGTATGTCTAAAAGTAAAACAGCAGGCAAACACAGCCAAAAAAGTAGacaaatataacaatatatagtGGACATATGTAACAAGTAAAACTAGCTGGACAAGCAAATGATGAGCAAAATATTTCCACAACCATTTATATATTAAGCATAAACTACTATCTAGGCAAGAACAATCCTGTAAAGTTAATTCAGTGAACATTCATCCAGTAGTACTATTATGATAGGGGTTATGTCTACCGTTTCAATTGTAATCTATCAATTCATGTAAAAGGCAGAACattaatgaaaagaaacatAGCCGTAAACGTGGAGGTCCATTGGTTGCAATAGGGCAATGTGATGCGGAAGGCGGAACACTGGAACATCCATCGACTCATTCACCTTTGCTTGGGCTCGTAACTGGACCACTTTACTAGTAAGTTCTTCACATTGAGCCTTCAATTGGATATTTTCTCTAGACATGCGGAACGACTTGGTAGTACCCCCATACATCAGAAGCACGAACACCCAAACCATACATGACCGCATCACCGTTGCGATCTTTACCCATGACTTTAGAAAACACATCATCTGGTCCAGGCTTATCGTTGGAACCTCGGGAAGATTAGATTTAATTTGTTTCATTTGAGCCTGTATTAATCACAGTAATATAAATTCCTCAAAAGctttcaaataaaataagaaaaatatgcATGAATAATCATGATAGTAATTTAGCACATTCAagaataagatatatattttaacatcatcaaaaacatatagaaaagatatatataagtataaataagCATATATTACTTACAATTGCATTGAAGCTTCTGCATTTTGGTAGTTCCACCTTTGGAGAAACATGACTCAAACATTTCCATCCGACTTGGATCTCGTCTCAAAGATGCCTGTTCAATTAAAAAGAAGATGAGTATTAACAATGGATATCGATATGCTACATTAACAATTGCATTATCTCATACGATTACCTTTAGATCTTCACGAACTCGAgcataacttttttttccagTTACTTGCACCATCTTCTTTTCTTGCCGATTGTCCTTGTTTTTTTCACTTTCATCTTCAATAGCAAAGTGAAATACAGAATGGTATATAAACTAACGATATTTGCTAATgaaacatatacgagtataaccAATTAAGACAAGTAACACAAGGTTGTATCTACGGATTagatgaatgtatatatatgaacatatttaaaatgttgCTCTGCGCAAGATACTTTTTTTCTTCGTCTCTTTACTCAAATAACATTTCACTTTGGTAATGCTACAATAAGACTATAATAAGACTCAGCTCTAATAAAATGTTGCAGATGCCAGATATAGATTCAGGGATTCACAGTTCATTATTTGACTATAATTAGACTCGGCtctaaaaaaatgaaaaaaaaaactggtcaACTGAAGATAAAACAGATAGATGAAACGATAAAGACAAACTTTATATTATGCTAATTCTGATAGCAGTCAAGTTTCCAGAGCTACACTCCGAACTAAATACAAGATCAATATAGTAAATTAAGCATAACATGATTACAACGCTAAAAGCCCTATCTGTACCTACTGTTGATGGAAATGTTTCCTAACCTAATTACAATTCCTAATCTCTATtgataataaaaacaatacaatAAATAGAATGAAGCTCTATCTAACTGATAAGAAATAATTTCTGAAGTAATTATAACTCAACCTAGGTCTAGCAGATTACGCATtcttagtttacacttttactaTACAAAAGTGGCAGAAAAAACTTTCAACTGAGTAGCTTACATACTTGAAATGCTTTACATACATCAAATTAGCCAAATCAGATGATATATGAAGTTGTCCGATTGAAGATCATGTCACTAAAGATTTAAGCCTCAACTTAATCAATTGAAGCTTTGAGCTTATGGAACATACGGTTTGCTGGTTTATTGCTAGGTGTCTAGTATGTAGCCTAGTGGTTGTGGTGGCTCATGTTTATGTGTTTTCTTATTTAGTCATCAGCTGTGGGTATGTCACAGGCTCACAGCCCTGATGGTACTTCCATCATTTTTCTTATAACTCTTTATTCGTATATAAATTTActcttttatttgaaaaatagtACAAATACATACACAACAGTGTATACCACCACATGTAGACCTTCGTCTTATGAAAAGAAAGATTTCACAGAGATTCACCGAGGTAATTATCCCATGTAATTAGATTATTCACCGTTCGTGATATTAAACCATTACCAACCTAGCATATAGAGATTATACTCCATCATCCCAATgtctaaataaaaaatgaagctTTATTCACTCTCTTTAAGCCATTAAAACAGTAACATGGATTCTATAATATATAACACTACAAACCCTTTCAGCTCATTACTACATGAGCTAAAATTCAAGATTGGCAATGAGCCTTAAAGTGGTGCATTTATCTACAGGTGATGTGAGTGATGACAGCCGTTAGGCCTCCTTATATTCATATTTCCAACATGGACTATGTGTAAATAGTACATATACCAAACAATCTGGATTCGATATAACACAACACAAATGCCAATAATTTGAGGACAGATTTGCTAATgaaacatatacgagtatagaCCAATTAAGACAAGTAACACAAATGCCAATAATTAGGAAAAAGGTCTGAACAAATACCTTAGTCTCTTCTTTATTCCAATATTTCACAAGTTTCTTCCATTGTTTTTTTTGCACTTTTTTCggccttttttcttttgttgctGAAGTGACAAAGACGGATCATGGAAGTTTTCCTTAAGTCTTGCCCTCCATTCTTCACCTTCCTCCCAAATGATTGCAATATTCATGTGCCCATCACAGGATCATCCGGAATATCAAATTTAGTCTAAAAATGAAACAGGTCACATGAGAAAACTAATACTTATTCATTAACATATAGAAGATTATTAATTATGTACCTTTAGGAGTTCAAGCAACGCTTGTTTTTAGCATCCTTAACTTTATTCCATGGTTTATGAACCGGGCAATACTTTCCACTCCTTGAAAGGGTTCCCATGAAATGGGTCAGTTTACTACTTTTGTCATTAATAGGTTGTCCGTGTTCATTAACTAAAATAGGAATTCTCTCCTCTTTTTGTTGGGCCCAAACTTTTGGCATACGTGTTGGTCCTCTCACTCTTACGTACATTCGGAACTACAAAAAGTGAACATTGTACattaaaaatactaaatatTTGAAATTAATACAATATATTGGACTTATATTTTCTTGGTTTGAATATAAATTTCTTATATATTCGTCATGTATCACACAATATTTGAATTAACGAACAAGCCAACAATGTAATCAAGCAGATCGAACAAACCTGCTTCATTTCCTACTTGTTGAACTTCATGTTGGGCTTCATTTTCTGGTTCTGGAACTTCATGCTCTTCATGCTCAGCTTCATATTCTGGAACTTCAAGCTCTTCGTCAACAAGTTCATTGTCCTCATTTTCTGAATCATTCTCATTTGGTAAATCATCCatgtcttcatcttcatcatcttcagaaCTATCTTGTTCTTCATAAACGTCATTCACATCCATGTCTTCAATGTCATCGGCTTCAGCATCATCTTGTGCTTCATTTGCTTCAAAAACagctttattataaaaaaaaaaaaaagtaagcatCAAAAATAGCTAACTGTACCTATAGTTATTactaatcatatatcatatattagatatttaaataaaaaaataataaataccaTCAAATCTTAAGTCACGCTCCTCATACTCATCATCATTGTCAATTGCAAATAACTTCCTCTTAGCTACATTGGATCTGTGTCTCGTGACAAAGTAGAATGATCTAAATTCTTTTTGATCAACTCAGCCTTGgtaattttcttttgatttattcTGTTTAGTAGGATTTGTATCAATTAGTTGACCAATTCTCCTATCACCATTGTCAAATTGTACATTACTATTTATTCCCTTCCTTATATCAATTACTTGTCCCTTCTGCATGTGAGATTCTGAAGATGTTAGCACGGGAGACATTTGGAGCAATGCATCGTTTCTTTGCTAAATTAGCAAATCTATTCATGGACATTGGCGCAATGTATTTTGTATGTTGTTTCTGTAATAAATCAAATTGTCAGagacataaaaatattattattatctatactagCTTAAGCACCCAGGTAGATACCCGGGTAGTATTAAGTTAGCTGATTAATGATTTTTCAATTATGATGTGaatgttaaatatgaaaaaagcgACAACATGGTTgattgcttaataagtaataGTTATAGCAGCAGACCCTAAAAAGATTTGTTATTAGTACCATTTTAGGAATTTTTGTAGCAGCTTCTTCTTGGTAATCTTGCTCAGCATCATCGTCAAACTCCGAACTAGGCATATCCTCTCCATCTTTCTCACTGTTATCCATTggtatctttttctttttctttgctttGTCACTTTCTATTAGACTTGTCAAAGACTTAGCAATATTTTGCAGTCCCAAAGCCTGTAATCTCTTTTGGTTGTCTTGAACCCTCAACCTTTTAGCCTGTTCATATTTATTTGTATGGCTTTGCATACTTTTATGTTCCATTACTGGTGTACACAACAAAAAAATTCTTATCAGATATCCCAAACCTATAATAATCATAACGTGCATACAAGTCCAGAAATcccatcacatatacatctaaGATAATGCTAATTTATGAAGTATATTGTTTCAGGGATGCTTATTCTATTTGACATCCCAATGTTTAGAATCAGTTGAGGCCTTAGGCCCTTGGAGCGATTCAATAACTGTACCTACAAGTTGACGCATGTAATTTCATGCAACACAATGAACACCCAACAATTTGAAACGAAAACAGTGCCGAATGAACATGTTCAAGAGTAGTTGATACTTAATTTTACTCGAAAACAACAGGcaataaaagtaaatgttaaGATGAAACACACAAACTTCCTTAAACCTACATTACTAAACATGACATGATGGCTTGCAAAGTAGATGGCACTAGAACTTCCTAAGCGAACCCATCTATATGGCTTTCCTAATAACACGTTTCAACCAGAAAACCCCTTTGCAAGCCTACAAGCACGGGCCGCACGGCTATTTCCATTCAGCAACATTCAGCAAGCTATCAGATTGGTTCAACAATACCAAATTGCAAAATTCAATTAACCTCGCAAACTCCATCACTTACACACATTACAACCAAGTAAAATAGCCATCAACAATAAACCGACAATCGATACTGTATGGCAACCTAATCCGTCCAACTTATAGTTACAGAAATGCAGAATGTTGCTTTGCATCAGATAATAATCTACTCATTCTTGAGTAATCTATTATACATGAGTAATCTGTTATACATGCAAAAGTAATATATGACTTAAACACATCATCTTAAGCTTATAATCCTGAACCTCTGATATAATTTTCCCAATCATTCGAAAATAACAGATACGAATAACATAACTTCAACAATGATCCTTCCTACTTTCCATATATTACTGGATCATTCATGATCAAAAATCTTAGGTCTTAAGATGTCTTATTTGACAGACAAGACAACCCGACGATTTTAACAATCTATGATTCTGTTCCTTTTTCTTATCCAACAAATTCAAGCAGTTAACAATAGCATGACACATACTACAAAAATTCCAGTGTTTAGCAGTCTAGTTCATCATAAAACAGAACACTAACGACCTTCTTCTAATAGATTATACTCTTAAATAAAGGTGAATTTGCATATAACATCATGCATGGTTTAACTTCAAAAATGGCAGACAAAACAGGCTACGCATACAAATAGAACCGCATTTAAAATCTGAAACCTCAAAACCGAATCTAGCATGAGCTTatgcagacacatactctgtAATCAGAATCCTGATAAACCTTATAAAGAATCTGTTCTCATATGGTCAAGCATATCTGTAAAATTCTTCAAAAATGATGGACAAAGCAAACTGCACATACAATTAGAGCCGCATTTAAATCCTGAAACCTCTACACTGAATCTAACATGAGCTTATGCCACAATTCACAATTCACAATCTAACATCTGTAAAATTCTGATGACAGTTTAAATATGAGATAAAGTACAATTTTGAAAAAGTAACAGGTCATAATATACATATGAACCATAATTTATCCACAAActacaaacacatatatatgtaacatttcACTAATTCGATATTTTCATCCGCTCGTCATAGTTACATATAGAATTCAGTGAAACTAAATCCAACACCATACCgcagatatacatatatataaccgtCTAGCAAAGCTTCAAACCCTAACCCCTGAATCAAATCCCTTCCCTTACACATTATatatcaaaaccctaaaacaacaAACAATGATATAGAATTGGTGTTTTGATATAGAATTGgtgtgaataataataataataatgataaaaataatagttCGAGCCACAATTCAGCTCTGTGTGTGTTTGTATCAG includes the following:
- the LOC122580622 gene encoding nucleolin-like, which gives rise to MEHKSMQSHTNKYEQAKRLRVQDNQKRLQALGLQNIAKSLTSLIESDKAKKKKKIPMDNSEKDGEDMPSSEFDDDAEQDYQEEAATKIPKMKQHTKYIAPMSMNRFANLAKKRCIAPNVSRANIFRISHAEGTTVFEANEAQDDAEADDIEDMDVNDVYEEQDSSEDDEDEDMDDLPNENDSENEDNELVDEELEVPEYEAEHEEHEVPEPENEAQHEVQQVGNEADESEKNKDNRQEKKMVQVTGKKSYARVREDLKASLRRDPSRMEMFESCFSKGGTTKMQKLQCNCK